TCTTCCGTCTGCCAGTCGCGTTTCGCAAGTTGGAAATTCGCGATGACTTACTCGTGTTTAATGGTCAGCCATTCAAAATACGCGGGGTCAATCGTCACGAGTGCGACCCCGCTAACGCGCTAGGTGCTAACCTCTTGAACATACATTGTGGCGATGGCCGCCTTGAGTGATCGGTCGCTGCATGAGCCCTTCTCCAGCAGCGAGGTCTGGAACGTTATGTCACTGTTGCGCACCTAGGGAACATCCAGCTTGATCATGTCTACAGCAGTCTGGAATGATCTTGATTTAAAACCGTTGGCATAGCCGTTGCGCTGCTCCGCGTTCCTTTCGTAGGGGGGCGGCTCCAATATGATGGATGCGCCCAAGCAGCATGGCGGTGTTCATAAGAAGTTCAGCGATTTTCGAGAGACTATTTTCAAGCCCGTCGGCGAGAAGAAGGTTGATGATTTCGTCGTTTTGGGTAGTTTGGTTCTGTCCGTTCATTGCTTTTTTTTGCCTGTGTTAGAACCGTCATTCAAAAGCTTTGGACGGACACTTGCAACCCTGAAGGGGATGGCGCGCCGCCCGCAACGGCAGCCGATTCCGCGATGCTCCATCGGCTGCCGTTGCTGCGGGCTCAGGGTATAGCAGCTTTTACTGACAAATTTTTACACTATCATCGTCCATCAATATGCAAGTTCAGCTTCCCAGAATAATCTTCGGTTCCAGTGCGCTGGGCAATCTCTACGAACTTGTGCCTGATGAGGTGAAGCGAGAGATTGTTCAAAATTGGGTGAATACCACCGATACGGCGTCATCCCGGTCGCCATATACCGTGATTGACTCTGCCGGTAAATACGGTGCCGGGCTGGCTTTGAAAAATATTGGTCGTTTCCTCAAGGAGCTCTCAGTGGATCCAGGCCAGGTGGTCATCAGCAATAAGCTTGGCTGGAAAAGTGTTCCGTTGACGACTTCAGAGCCAACTTTTGAGCCGGGAGCGTGGGTTGGACTGGAAAACGATGCCGTGCAAGCGATTAGCTACAATGGCATTCTGGAGTGTTATGAGCAGGGGGATGAACTCCTTGGTGACTACAATGCCAAGCTTCTTTCGATTCATGATCCTGATGAGTATCTCGCCCAAGCGACGTCACCCGAGGAGGCAGAATTGTATTATCGGGATATTCTGGATGGCTATCAGGCACTTGTCGAATTGCGTGAGGCCGGAAAAATTTTAGGCATTGGCGTCGGCTCGAAAGATTGGCGTGTGATCAAGCGGCTGTTTGATGATGGAGTGCCTCTCGATTGGGTGATGTTGGCCAATAGCTTTACCTTGCTTACCCACCCTCAAGAGGTTATGGAATTCATGGAGCAGTTACATCAGGCGGATGTAAAAATCATCAACTCGGCGGTGTTTAATGCTGGATTTTTGATTGGCGGGAAGTGGTTTGATTACAAGATGGTCACTCGTGAGGGAGAACCTGAACTATTCGAGTGGCGAGATCGGTTTACCGAGGTGTGTTCAACCCACGGGATTTCACCTGCCTTGGCCTGCTGCCAGTTTGCTCTTTCATTCCCAGGAGTTGTTTCACTGGCGTTGAATACAAGTCGGCCGACGCGTGTGCCGGAGAATGTTGCGCTTGCCCGCGGTAATGTATCGCCCGCATTTTGGCAGGAGCTCAGGGATAAACGATTATTGGATAGCGACTACCCCCATCTTTAAATTTCATGAAAATTGACGCACATCACCACTTTTGGAAATACGATCCCGTTGAATACGA
This genomic stretch from Oceaniferula marina harbors:
- a CDS encoding aldo/keto reductase; protein product: MQVQLPRIIFGSSALGNLYELVPDEVKREIVQNWVNTTDTASSRSPYTVIDSAGKYGAGLALKNIGRFLKELSVDPGQVVISNKLGWKSVPLTTSEPTFEPGAWVGLENDAVQAISYNGILECYEQGDELLGDYNAKLLSIHDPDEYLAQATSPEEAELYYRDILDGYQALVELREAGKILGIGVGSKDWRVIKRLFDDGVPLDWVMLANSFTLLTHPQEVMEFMEQLHQADVKIINSAVFNAGFLIGGKWFDYKMVTREGEPELFEWRDRFTEVCSTHGISPALACCQFALSFPGVVSLALNTSRPTRVPENVALARGNVSPAFWQELRDKRLLDSDYPHL